TTGGCAACGACATGTCATTGTcgaattaaattatataattcGGCATAATGATCTTATTCCATTCTATTCCATTTCattccattttattttccagAGGCATTCGTAGCTGCGCCCACCTACTCctatagaaaataatttaataatgaCTAAGATTGCCGTCATATCCAGCAAGCACCATGTCCGaccaaaattcaaattcaaaataaaggCAACTCTCCAACCTTAAAAATTTgacaaacaataaaaataaaaaaagaaaccataGGGGAGGGGGCAAATCCGTCAAATTGCATGAACATTAATCCTCATTTCCTCAAAGTAACGGAGCCAGCAAACCTGTCCAAAAAATTCatccccccctccctccctccctccctcctcggAATCCGCCATTGATCTAAGCTCCAATCCTtacttctccctctctttccgtAACGGACAAGCGAAATCCACTCCCGACTGCATCGAAATTCCGTCCTAAGATTGTGTCTGCAATCGcctcactccctctctctccgaAATGGGTTCTCTGGTCCCGTTCCAAGACCTCAACCTGCTGCCGGACCcgcccaccgccaccgccgccgccgccgccgccgcccacccCCACCGTCACTCCCAAGATCGAGCCCAAGCTCGAACCCTCGACGAACCGCCCCAGACCCACGTGCAGCGGCCCCCCGCTGCAGACCCACGAGCTTCCCAACCCCCCGCCCCTGAATTCTTCCTCAGCTCCCCGAACGCCCCGCAGACCCCTCCCGgacagcagcggcggcggcggcgaccagCTCTTCTCCGAGTTCCACCGCGTGTCCGAGCTGTTCCGCAGCGCGTTCGCCAGGCGGTACGGCCGCGGGGGCGGCGACGTCGACGTGCTGGATCCCAAGACGCGGGCCATTGTCCCGGTGAAGAGCGAGGAGGCGCAGGTCTCTCCGTTCGCGGCCTCGCCGAGCAGCGGCGGCCGGCGACAGCAGCTGCAGCCGCGGTCGTCGGAGCTCGTGAGGGTCGCCGATCTCAGCGACGAGGACAAGAGGTACTTTCGCGAGGAGGTGCGCCAGGCCCGCCTGATTTACGATAGCCTGCGTGTTTTTTATATGTCGCATGAGGAGGGTGTCGATGGTAGGATGAGGAGGGGTGATTTGGCGGCCGCTTCCATGATGAGAGGGAAGGGATTGTGGGTGAATCGCGACAAGAGAATCGTGGGACCTTTACCTGGTGTAGAGATAGGCGATGTCTTCTTCTATAGGATGGAGTTGTGTGTTGTTGGTCTGCATGGTCAACCGCAAGCTGGCATTGATTATTTAACTGCTAGCCAGAGCTCAAATGGCGAGCCGATTGCGACCAGTGTTATTGTGTCTGGAGGGTATGAAGACGATGAGGATGCAGGGGATGTGATTATATATAGTGGTCATGGAGGGCAGGATAAGCTAAATAGGCAGTGTAACCACCAGAAGTTGGAAGGTGGTAATTTGGCTATGGAAAGGAGCATGCACTATGGAATCGAAGTTCGGGTTATAAGGGGGATAAGATACGGGGCGGTGCGACACCCAAGATATATGTGTATGATGGGTTGTATAGGATTCTTGATCATTGGTTTGATATCGGGAGGTCTGGTTTTGGGGTATACAAGTATAAGTTGATGAGAATTGAAGGGCAACCAGAAATGGGTAGTGCTATCATGAGGTTTGCTCAGACCCTTAGGACAAGGCCTTTAACAGTTAGGCCCAGGGGATATCTCAGTCTTGACATTTCAGCGAGGAAGGAATGTGCGCCCGTTTTTCTGTATAATGACATTGATTCTGACAGCACTCCCCTGAATTATGAGTACTTAGCCAGGACTGTATTTCCTCCGTATTTGGTGCTTCAAAATGCTAATGGCAGCGGGTGTGAATGTGTTCTGAGCTGTGGAAGTAATTGCTTTTGTGCTTCGAGAAATGGGGGTGAGTTTGCCTATGATCACAATGGGTTACTTACGAGGGGAAAGCCAGTTATTTTTGAATGTGGGCCATTTTGTAAGTGTCCTCCAACCTGCCGTAATCGTGTGACGCAGAAAGGTTTAAGTAGTAAGTTGGAGATATTTAGATCGAAGGAGACCAATTGGGGTGTTAGGACCTTAGAGCTGATACAAGCTGGTGCTTTTATCTGTGAATATGCAGGAGTTGTACTCACGAGAGACCAAGCCCAGATTTTCAGCATGAGTGGCGATCCATTGGTCTACCCGAGCAGGTTTACTGCTAAATGGACCAAGTGGGGAGATTTGTCCAAAGTGTATCCGGATTTTGCATGCCCTGCTTATCCATCAATTCCTCCTTTGGATTTTGCTATGGATGTCTCAAAAATGAGGAATGTTGCTTGTTATATTAGCCATAGTTCAACTCCTAATGTAATGGTGCAGTATGTATTGTATGATCACAATAATGTTTCATTTCCTCACGTAATGTTGTTTGCATTGGAGAATATTCCTCCTCTGAGGGAGCTCAGCCTTGACTATGGTGCTGCGGATGAATGGACTGGGAAGCCTCCTCTTCTCTGTAACTGAACTGTCTTGGGAAGTTGGACAGACTGAATTGAGGATGGTGCCCATTTCCTATATCTAAATTGAGAAGTGATGCATTTCGAAAGTGATGCAGTGCAGCGTTACAAGGGCTGAGGTAAACTAAATTTTATGTTCTGCAAGCTTTGAAAACTATGGAACTATGTAGAACAATTATTTTCATCTTTGGAGATGGATTCTTTGTGTTTCATATATTAGCTTTAACAATGTAGCTGTCTTCGAGATTCTTACTTCTTGTCTTGTTTGTCAATTGTTCTGTCTTTTCTGCATTTAGATCAGTTGCTGAAAATTAACTCTGCCGTGGACACTGTTGATGACTAGAATTTTTTGGCTGTGGTCAAATTATCTATGACGATGGTGATGACTATAATTATTACTATTTGAGAAATGGTGGCTGCATAAGTACGTAGTTTCATGTTCCTTGATGGGGAGCTACTATTGCTTTTGCATTGAGGAAGTTCTTAATGATTCATTCTCATTTCTCTCTGTCCTTCCTTGATCTGGTGAATTTGTCTCATGTAATGGTCCTGCGATGGAAGAAGTTTCATCTCACGAAAAACGAGGACCCcacgacatttttttttttttttgatagtcCCGAACAAGGTCGTGAAAGTCTGAATCTATTTCTAATTGATATTGTTGTTTGAAAGATTGGGTCTTGTGATCGGATCTAAGATCacaatgttatatatatataaacttttgtGTAGAAATGAATAAATGTTTTTAACAGACCATAACTTCAAAGAACTGGTATTGCCAAGACCTATATGATCTCTAAAATTATGACGATAAGTCCTTTTGCCCTTacgtgaaaatctcaaaatgtagaaacttttattaaaattgaattggtagaATCACTCCAAACTAAGGATATTCATTCTTTGATTTTGCATTTTGCAATGAAGAGACCCAAAGCACCACGGCAGGCAAATTTAATTGGAGGTCACTTTTAGTTGTAAGGAATGGAAGTGAGACATAATGAAATAAGATTGGTAATGAATTCAAGTAAGATGATAGTGGAACAAGCATCATTCCTTCAGTTTATGGGTGCGACGTTTAAAACCGCTAGATTTTTGGTTTTTACCCCTTCTACTAGTTGGTCGTAGAAGTAATAATACAAATTCTTATACATCTCTGATATTGTCCACACATTACTTGATTCAGGAGTTACTGAAGCCAAATCCTGTCAAAACTGTACATTCCGTGCATTGACATTTCAGATCACCCAAAGCCATCATTTTCATTGTCAAACCTTCTCCATTCATGTTGTGCAAATCTTTGTAAAAATGAGGGCACTGCATTTGGGttttcaaataacaaaatttttggaaaggGTTAAAATAGAAGTACTTATCTTTTTTCTGCAGAACAGGAGAACAGTATCTGATTTTGTTTTCCAAGTGCATTGAACGAAAACAGTACTTAATTTAGCAGGATAATAGAGTGATATTTTATTGTCTTTTGTAGGGCATAACACGATACGAACAAGTCTAGTGCTTAAGTGGTCAAATGAGCATGTGAGAGCATGGAATTGCCTGTCTGTTGCTATTAATGTTCACTATACATTGTTCCGGCCACCTTTGATAGGATCATTAAATAATAACCTCATTGAATGCTGATTCCTGTCTATCAAATATGGAATTATATCTTTTGGcagtcaattttcatttgttgTGCTTTTCAATAAATAAGCCGGTGTTTGAGAGTTTAAAATCCCAGTGGGATTGATTTCTGTAGAAAAGCTGTAGCTTCTTAATTTATATGAATTAGAGGTGTCAAACCATGTGACGATGTATACATCCATACAACTTACATAAATTGTgctcaaattttcattttcctcccaTATAAGATTTATgcattgtatttttttcttagaaGATGGACGCCCAATATTCAAGGATTCAGTGAAATTGTATCTTTTGGTGCCAAGAATGAGTGAAATGAAATACTGCTAGTGAAGGAGCTAGGAGAGTGGGGCAGGCGATGATTATTTGGCCAATTGCACTATTCCTTTTAATTAATGCATGATCTTATTCTATAGATGAACCTAATTACATAAGTTGTCACGTAGCGTATGCTTTATGGTGGGTCTTAACTAATGACATGACTAATATCATGCTGAACAAAGGGAAATAACCGTTATTTACAACTTTTTGGTTTTTGCTTGACGTACTTCTAGTTGAGGATGTTGAAAGTAGCTTATAAGTTTTTTTGTATGTTAGCGAAGAGACAACTACCGTTTGTAGCAGTTTGTGCTTTTGAGGCTTTGCCTCTTGCTTTCTTGTTGGTATCTACTGATATTTTTTATAAGGTATAGGCAGTCTTCCCAGTTTTATTATATCAAATCACGACTGTCATGGATGAGGTAATTCAGTCTTTGTCAATGCAAAATTTGGTTTGCTGTCACCAGACATCCTGGTTCGTCTCATCTGGTCCCAGCTGAAATTTGTATTGTTGGTTTTGGCTATCAGAATGCAGTGAAAATGTATTAGAATTACCTCATATTTATTACTTGTCAAATATGGGAGAGGTTCAGCGTGGGGTGGAGTTAGCTTAAGCCGACTGAACTTAAGAGGAAAATtcaattgttttcctttttgccttGATTAGTAACCTTACTCATGCCTGGAAATGGCTTAGGGAATGGATGTGGAATATAATTAATGGCATTCTACATTTATGCAGTTGGCATCAGTTTTGGATCTAATCTTTCACTGTTCCGTCATTTTAACTGCACTCTAAATCCTAATTTAGATGTTGTTCATGTCAGTGTCAACATAGGGCTATTAGCCGCCTTGGTACCTTTTTCTTTGTATGGATGCTTTTAGTAGGCTGTATGGTACTGAGCTCATTTAAATGGATCTTTGTGAAGTTTCATGAGATAACCAGAAGGATAATAAGAGGAATTATGGAAGCTTCTTTAATATTCTGTTTGTCCAGGATGCCCAAGATATGAAGTTGTTCAAAGGGAATGTTGGAATAAAATGGGCATTCTGCTAAATATTTTGAAGTGTTGTGAGATAAATGCATTGACGTATTGAACATTTCTGCAGAtactctgcttctctttctcctgTGAACATATGATTCACCTCCATTTTGCCTTGACCCGCAAAAAGGAGACAAATCTCGTGATTTTATTTTGTGGATCAGATTGAAACACTTAATTCTTCTTGTTTCTGGTAGAAGGCTTCCTATGACTACGAGCAGTGTAAAGtttcttcaattttgtttttcttcaaattgaaTCGGAGTATCTCTTTAGTTCAGCAGCTTGTAATTCACTCTGTCTGTATGTTGTCCACTTAAACCTCAATACCATATTGACTCGGTAAACACAAACATATTTGAAAGTTGATGGTATGTGTCTATTTTGTGGTGGGCAAATTACTTGATTGATTCACCACACGTGGTATTGCTTGTGCGTGGGATGTGGCTATAAAAGTTACTAGCAATCTTCTTGGTCATTTCCTACAGttgcttttcattt
This region of Eucalyptus grandis isolate ANBG69807.140 chromosome 8, ASM1654582v1, whole genome shotgun sequence genomic DNA includes:
- the LOC120287219 gene encoding LOW QUALITY PROTEIN: histone-lysine N-methyltransferase family member SUVH9-like (The sequence of the model RefSeq protein was modified relative to this genomic sequence to represent the inferred CDS: inserted 1 base in 1 codon), with product MEILMRRSIWYNLKILQQMIQRNPLPTASKFRPKIVSAIASLPLSPKWVLWSRSKTSTCCRTRPPPPPPPPPPPTPTVTPKIEPKLEPSTNRPRPTCSGPPLQTHELPNPPPLNSSSAPRTPRRPLPDSSGGGGDQLFSEFHRVSELFRSAFARRYGRGGGDVDVLDPKTRAIVPVKSEEAQVSPFAASPSSGGRRQQLQPRSSELVRVADLSDEDKRYFREEVRQARLIYDSLRVFYMSHEEGVDGRMRRGDLAAASMMRGKGLWVNRDKRIVGPLPGVEIGDVFFYRMELCVVGLHGQPQAGIDYLTASQSSNGEPIATSVIVSGGYEDDEDAGDVIIYSGHGGQDKLNRQCNHQKLEGGNLAMERSMHYGIEVRVIRGIRYGAVXTPKIYVYDGLYRILDHWFDIGRSGFGVYKYKLMRIEGQPEMGSAIMRFAQTLRTRPLTVRPRGYLSLDISARKECAPVFLYNDIDSDSTPLNYEYLARTVFPPYLVLQNANGSGCECVLSCGSNCFCASRNGGEFAYDHNGLLTRGKPVIFECGPFCKCPPTCRNRVTQKGLSSKLEIFRSKETNWGVRTLELIQAGAFICEYAGVVLTRDQAQIFSMSGDPLVYPSRFTAKWTKWGDLSKVYPDFACPAYPSIPPLDFAMDVSKMRNVACYISHSSTPNVMVQYVLYDHNNVSFPHVMLFALENIPPLRELSLDYGAADEWTGKPPLLCN